A genomic region of Notamacropus eugenii isolate mMacEug1 chromosome 3, mMacEug1.pri_v2, whole genome shotgun sequence contains the following coding sequences:
- the LOC140533537 gene encoding non-structural maintenance of chromosomes element 3 homolog, which yields MSQKKKGRGLPRASGGGGDDGGGASASCSDPSGRRDASDGPSTSGGGLGFSQAQVQALAQALAQAGPSRVDDDVMEEAECEEPGPTATPPMPSTSSSSSSSSSSQAQKKPAKRTEAQIQQKVNELVQFLLVKDQKKVPIRRADMVKTILQDYKDLASVIIERAGRTLEEVFGLQLKEIDQKNHAYILINKLERLEGDGMKNDEGVAKMGLLMVILSLIFMKGNSARESLVWEVLKKLRVDPEKRHNTFGDVKKLVTEEFVRQKYLEYNRVPHTDPPEYEFLWGPRAAHETSKMQVLRFVAKIQNREPSSWVSQYNEALQDEMASASASTSSGN from the coding sequence ATGTCGCAGAAAAAGAAAGGCCGAGGCCTTCCCCGCGctagcggcggcggcggcgacgaCGGCGGCGGCGCCAGCGCCAGCTGCAGCGACCCGAGCGGCCGCCGCGATGCGAGCGACGGCCCCAGCACCAGCGGCGGCGGCCTCGGCTTCAGCCAGGCCCAAGTCCAGGCGCTGGCCCAGGCCCTGGCCCAGGCGGGCCCGTCGCGGGTAGACGATGACGTCATGGAGGAGGCGGAGTGCGAGGAGCCCGGGCCCACGGCCACCCCGCCGATGCCCTCCACctcgtcgtcgtcgtcgtcgtcgtcgtccTCCCAGGCCCAGAAGAAGCCGGCCAAGCGCACCGAGGCCCAGATCCAGCAGAAGGTGAACGAGCTGGTGCAGTTCCTGCTGGTGAAGGACCAGAAGAAAGTGCCCATCCGCCGGGCCGACATGGTGAAGACCATCCTGCAGGACTACAAGGACCTGGCCTCGGTGATCATCGAGCGCGCGGGCCGCACGCTGGAGGAGGTGTTCGGCCTGCAGCTCAAGGAGATCGACCAGAAGAACCATGCCTACATCCTCATCAACAAGCTGGAGCGCCTGGAGGGCGACGGCATGAAGAACGACGAAGGCGTGGCCAAGATGGGCCTGCTCATGGTCATCCTGAGCCTCATCTTCATGAAGGGCAACTCGGCCCGGGAGTCCCTGGTCTGGGAGGTGCTCAAGAAGCTGCGGGTGGACCCGGAGAAGAGGCACAACACCTTCGGGGACGTGAAGAAGCTGGTCACGGAGGAGTTTGTTCGCCAGAAGTACTTGGAGTACAACCGAGTCCCCCACACCGACCCTCCCGAGTACGAGTTCCTCTGGGGACCCAGAGCTGCCCACGAGACCAGCAAGATGCAAGTGCTTCGCTTTGTGGCAAAGATCCAGAATCGGGAGCCTTCCAGCTGGGTGTCCCAGTATAACGAAGCCCTCCAAGATGAAATGGCATCAGCTTCTGCCTCTACTTCATCTGGCAACTAA